From Halobacillus sp. Marseille-Q1614, the proteins below share one genomic window:
- the hslO gene encoding Hsp33 family molecular chaperone HslO, translating into MADYLVRAMGFNGQVRAYAISSTETVEEARRRQDTWATASAALGRTLTISVMMGAMLKGEDKLTVKIEGDGPIGAIIADANSKGQVRGYLKNPHVDFDLNKKGKLDVAKAVGTSGTLSIVKDLGMRDHFTGQVPIVSGEVSEDFTYYFANSEQVPSAVGAGVLVNTDHTILAAGGFIVQMMPGADEDTTAEIEKRLSEIEPISKMVQDGKTPEQILEAVLGEGNVQFLDTMPVEFKCHCSRERVEMAISSLGDDEIQRMIEEDHGAEAKCHFCNEDYHFDIKALKQLQSSPS; encoded by the coding sequence ATGGCAGATTATTTAGTGCGTGCTATGGGTTTTAACGGACAGGTTCGTGCTTACGCAATTTCTTCTACAGAAACTGTCGAAGAAGCGCGCCGCAGACAGGATACGTGGGCCACTGCTTCTGCTGCGCTCGGACGGACACTTACTATCAGTGTAATGATGGGGGCTATGTTAAAAGGGGAAGATAAGCTTACCGTAAAAATCGAAGGAGACGGCCCAATTGGTGCAATTATTGCTGATGCCAATTCAAAAGGACAGGTCCGCGGCTATTTGAAAAATCCTCATGTCGATTTCGATTTAAATAAAAAAGGCAAACTGGATGTGGCTAAAGCTGTCGGAACGAGCGGAACGTTAAGCATAGTAAAAGATTTAGGAATGAGAGATCATTTTACAGGACAGGTGCCGATTGTATCCGGTGAAGTAAGTGAAGACTTTACGTATTACTTTGCTAATTCTGAACAGGTGCCTTCTGCTGTAGGAGCAGGAGTCCTTGTGAATACCGACCACACCATTCTTGCGGCCGGCGGATTTATCGTGCAAATGATGCCGGGAGCCGATGAAGATACAACTGCGGAAATTGAGAAGCGCCTGAGTGAAATAGAACCTATCTCGAAAATGGTGCAGGATGGCAAGACACCAGAGCAGATTTTAGAAGCGGTGCTTGGTGAAGGAAATGTTCAGTTCCTTGACACGATGCCCGTAGAATTTAAGTGCCACTGCTCAAGAGAACGTGTGGAAATGGCAATCTCAAGCCTTGGGGACGATGAAATTCAGCGGATGATTGAAGAAGACCATGGCGCAGAAGCCAAGTGTCATTTCTGTAATGAGGATTATCATTTTGACATTAAGGCCTTAAAGCAGCTGCAATCAAGTCCATCATAA
- the folP gene encoding dihydropteroate synthase, which translates to MNGILKTSSHTYNLTEQTLVMGILNITPDSFSDGGKYDSVKKAVRHTRQMKEDGAHIIDVGGESTRPGHKPVSEQEELDRVLPVIEAVKKETDLPVSIDTYKAEVARQAVEAGADIINDVWGAKREPEIANVAAEHQVPIILMHNRDNKDYTSLISDMKDDLRESINIAKSAGVPVENIILDPGVGFAKTPEHNLQVMRELEKFQQLGYPLLLGTSRKSFIGLTLDLPEDERMEGTGATVCYGISKGAHIVRVHDVKPIARMTKMMDAMMGRG; encoded by the coding sequence ATGAACGGTATACTTAAGACATCTTCTCATACTTATAACCTCACAGAGCAGACGCTCGTGATGGGAATTTTAAATATTACACCTGATTCTTTTTCCGATGGAGGAAAATACGACAGCGTAAAGAAAGCTGTCCGACATACGAGACAAATGAAGGAAGACGGTGCTCATATTATTGACGTTGGCGGTGAATCGACACGGCCGGGACATAAGCCAGTTTCAGAACAAGAAGAATTGGACCGGGTTCTACCAGTGATAGAGGCGGTTAAAAAAGAAACAGATCTTCCTGTTTCCATTGATACGTATAAAGCTGAAGTAGCCAGGCAGGCTGTAGAGGCAGGTGCGGACATCATTAATGATGTATGGGGCGCGAAAAGAGAGCCTGAAATCGCGAATGTGGCTGCTGAACATCAGGTTCCGATTATATTGATGCACAACAGAGACAATAAGGATTACACTTCTTTAATTTCGGATATGAAGGATGACCTTCGGGAAAGCATTAACATCGCCAAGTCTGCAGGTGTTCCTGTTGAAAATATCATCCTTGATCCAGGAGTTGGTTTTGCAAAAACTCCAGAACATAACCTGCAGGTCATGCGGGAGCTGGAGAAGTTTCAGCAGCTTGGCTATCCGCTGCTTCTAGGAACATCACGGAAATCTTTTATCGGTTTAACGCTTGACCTTCCTGAAGATGAACGAATGGAAGGTACAGGAGCAACTGTTTGCTATGGAATCTCAAAAGGGGCTCATATCGTGCGGGTTCATGATGTAAAACCAATCGCCAGGATGACTAAAATGATGGACGCTATGATGGGAAGGGGATAA
- a CDS encoding type III pantothenate kinase encodes MNFVLDVGNTNTVLGVFDDNQLKYQWRVKTDRHKTEDEYGMLIKSLFEHEGLTFRDISGVIISSVVPPIMFALEGMSRYYFNKEPMVIGGDNVNHGLKMKYPNPGEIGADRIVNAVGALEDFDSSLIIIDFGTATTYCYINENAEYMGGAIAPGINISMEALYAKAAKLPKIEIKNPDSVVGSSTVEAMQSGVFYGYIGQVDELVRRMKENAAVEPTVIATGGLASLIADQSSTIDVVDPYLTLKGLNKIYQKNKDNKVFKGEG; translated from the coding sequence ATGAACTTCGTGCTTGATGTCGGAAATACAAACACAGTATTAGGCGTATTTGATGATAATCAGTTAAAATATCAATGGCGTGTTAAAACAGATCGCCATAAAACCGAAGATGAATATGGTATGTTAATAAAGTCGCTTTTCGAGCATGAAGGGTTAACGTTCCGGGATATTAGTGGTGTAATTATCTCATCCGTTGTACCTCCCATCATGTTTGCGCTGGAGGGCATGTCCCGTTACTATTTTAATAAAGAACCTATGGTGATCGGGGGTGATAATGTCAATCATGGATTGAAGATGAAGTATCCAAACCCGGGTGAAATTGGAGCAGACCGTATCGTTAATGCAGTAGGGGCTCTTGAAGATTTTGATTCCTCTTTGATCATTATCGACTTCGGGACAGCGACCACTTATTGTTATATTAATGAAAATGCAGAATATATGGGAGGAGCCATCGCCCCGGGTATTAACATCTCTATGGAAGCTTTGTATGCAAAAGCAGCCAAGCTGCCTAAAATTGAAATAAAAAATCCGGACAGCGTGGTCGGGTCTTCTACGGTAGAAGCGATGCAGTCCGGAGTGTTTTATGGATATATTGGCCAGGTCGATGAGCTGGTAAGAAGAATGAAAGAGAATGCGGCTGTCGAACCAACGGTCATTGCTACAGGGGGATTGGCGTCGCTGATAGCGGATCAGTCAAGTACGATTGATGTAGTCGACCCTTATTTAACGCTTAAAGGCTTGAATAAAATTTATCAAAAGAATAAAGATAATAAAGTATTTAAAGGAGAAGGATAA
- the folK gene encoding 2-amino-4-hydroxy-6-hydroxymethyldihydropteridine diphosphokinase, with protein MNSVYIALGSNLDNRIEYLTEAVTLLDHHDGINVVRQSSIYETAPVGYIEQNDFLNMVLEARTTLQPLELLDYCQFIEKELGRKRVIKWGPRTIDLDILAYNQENMKDERLTIPHPHLQERAFVLVPLAELDPNLYIPSVKQEAGVLLNKLPKEEVESIQVWIEK; from the coding sequence ATGAACAGCGTATATATTGCACTCGGCTCAAATCTTGATAACCGAATCGAGTATTTAACCGAAGCGGTCACCCTGCTTGATCACCATGATGGAATTAACGTAGTCAGGCAGTCATCGATTTATGAAACGGCACCTGTAGGTTATATTGAACAAAACGACTTTTTAAACATGGTTCTTGAAGCGCGTACCACCTTGCAGCCGCTTGAACTGCTTGATTACTGTCAGTTTATTGAAAAGGAGCTAGGGCGCAAAAGGGTTATTAAATGGGGGCCGCGCACAATAGACCTTGACATTTTGGCCTATAATCAAGAAAATATGAAAGATGAGCGTTTAACAATACCACACCCACATTTGCAGGAAAGAGCGTTTGTACTTGTTCCTCTTGCGGAGCTGGATCCGAATTTATATATCCCATCCGTAAAACAGGAAGCCGGAGTTCTTTTAAACAAGCTTCCCAAAGAGGAAGTCGAAAGTATTCAAGTGTGGATAGAGAAGTAG
- the cysK gene encoding cysteine synthase A gives MRIANNVSELVGQTPMVKLNGSADQDSADIYLKLEYMNPGSSVKDRIALSMIEAAEESGDLKDGDTIVEPTSGNTGIGLAMIAAAKGYKTVLVMPDTMSQERRNLLRAYGAELVLTPGAEGMKGAIKKATELKEQHGYFMPQQFNNEANVKVHAETTGPEIVEQTGGQLDAFVSGIGTGGTITGAGKVLKEKYPDLKIYAIEPDASPVLSGGNPGPHKIQGIGAGFVPGILDTEIYDEVRQVSTEEAYAAAREAARKDGILGGVSSGAAIHVAKQVAKELGKGKKVVAVIPSNGERYLSTPLYQFEEE, from the coding sequence ATGAGAATAGCTAACAATGTAAGTGAATTAGTGGGACAAACCCCAATGGTGAAATTGAACGGCAGTGCTGATCAGGACTCAGCTGACATCTACTTAAAGCTGGAGTATATGAACCCGGGCAGCTCTGTTAAAGATCGTATCGCCTTATCTATGATTGAGGCAGCCGAGGAATCAGGCGACCTTAAAGATGGAGATACAATTGTAGAGCCGACAAGCGGAAATACGGGGATCGGACTTGCGATGATCGCTGCGGCGAAAGGGTATAAAACCGTCCTTGTTATGCCTGATACAATGAGTCAGGAGCGCCGTAATCTGCTGCGTGCTTATGGAGCTGAGCTCGTTTTAACTCCAGGAGCGGAAGGTATGAAAGGTGCAATTAAGAAAGCCACTGAACTTAAGGAACAGCATGGATATTTTATGCCGCAGCAGTTTAATAACGAAGCAAACGTAAAAGTTCACGCAGAAACAACAGGACCTGAAATCGTTGAGCAAACGGGCGGTCAGCTGGATGCCTTTGTATCCGGGATCGGAACAGGTGGAACGATTACAGGTGCAGGTAAAGTTTTAAAAGAAAAATATCCGGATCTTAAGATTTATGCTATCGAGCCGGATGCTTCTCCGGTATTGTCCGGAGGAAATCCTGGCCCGCACAAAATTCAGGGAATCGGTGCTGGATTTGTACCAGGGATTCTGGACACTGAAATTTACGATGAAGTCCGCCAAGTATCTACAGAAGAAGCTTATGCGGCCGCTCGTGAAGCAGCGAGAAAAGACGGGATTTTAGGTGGAGTTTCATCTGGAGCTGCCATTCATGTTGCGAAGCAGGTAGCTAAAGAATTAGGAAAAGGTAAGAAAGTAGTCGCTGTGATTCCGAGTAATGGTGAGCGTTACCTCTCTACTCCTTTATACCAATTTGAAGAAGAGTAA
- the hpt gene encoding hypoxanthine phosphoribosyltransferase, with product MHNEIEKILISEEEIQAKCKELGEQLSKEYDGRFPLAIGVLKGAMPFMGDLLKRIDTHLEMDFMDVSSYSGMRSSGEVKIVKDLDTQVEGRDLLIIEDIIDSGLTLSYLVDLFKYRKAKSIKIVTLLDKPDGRTSHIKADTVGFEVPDEFVVGYGLDYNEKYRNLPYIGILKPEVYGG from the coding sequence ATGCACAACGAAATTGAGAAGATCTTAATTTCTGAAGAAGAGATTCAGGCGAAATGTAAAGAACTTGGAGAACAGCTGTCAAAAGAATATGACGGCCGCTTCCCATTAGCTATCGGTGTTTTAAAAGGGGCTATGCCGTTTATGGGCGATCTTTTAAAGAGAATCGATACACATCTGGAAATGGATTTCATGGACGTATCCAGCTACAGCGGCATGAGATCAAGCGGAGAAGTAAAGATTGTTAAAGACCTGGATACCCAAGTAGAGGGAAGAGATCTTTTAATCATCGAAGATATTATCGACAGCGGCTTAACGCTTAGTTATTTAGTTGACCTTTTTAAGTATCGTAAAGCCAAGTCAATCAAGATTGTGACACTGCTTGATAAGCCTGATGGAAGAACGTCACACATCAAGGCAGATACGGTGGGCTTTGAAGTGCCGGATGAGTTCGTAGTCGGTTATGGACTGGATTATAACGAGAAGTACCGCAATCTTCCTTATATCGGTATCTTAAAACCGGAAGTGTATGGTGGGTAA
- the folB gene encoding dihydroneopterin aldolase: MDQIHLNGMEFWGYHGLFPEENKLGQRFYVDLKLELDLKPASNSDDMNQSIDYGAIYEETKKIVEGEAKNLVETVAEEIADVLLEQFTLLDACHVKVTKPDPPIPGHYQSVAIDIYRSRKG, from the coding sequence ATGGATCAGATTCACTTGAATGGAATGGAGTTTTGGGGATATCACGGACTTTTTCCTGAAGAAAACAAGCTTGGCCAAAGGTTTTATGTCGATTTAAAACTGGAGCTCGACCTCAAGCCTGCTTCAAATTCAGACGATATGAACCAGTCGATTGATTACGGAGCCATTTATGAAGAAACGAAAAAAATCGTTGAAGGGGAAGCGAAAAATTTAGTTGAAACGGTAGCTGAAGAGATTGCTGATGTCCTATTAGAGCAATTCACGCTTCTTGATGCGTGCCATGTAAAAGTCACGAAGCCGGACCCTCCAATCCCAGGTCACTATCAGTCAGTAGCTATTGATATTTACCGGAGCCGTAAAGGATGA
- the tilS gene encoding tRNA lysidine(34) synthetase TilS has translation MRGTVHSFIKKHNLVKRNQTIVVAVSGGPDSLALLHFFIRLKEDYQLRIIAASVDHGLRGEDSLEDVRYVKEAAHKWGAEFYGTSVDVPAYKKEAGIGTQEAARDLRYQFLAKVMDETGADQLALGHHGDDQAETMLMQLTRSALPEAVHGMPVKRPFANGWIIRPFLCLSKAEIQQYCEQNGLKPRIDASNEDTEYTRNAFRKHVLPFLKEINPKLHEHMQHMSERVTEDRTFMKSEAEKVLKNVDMTGGKGGHVHFSKTTFQKFPLALQRTAFHLILNYLYGNQIEEISFIHEEMFFHLLQEQKPNASLDFPRELRVIRAYDAITFTFSQSKEETAFHASLYIGKQVTLPDGSMISLEAADSSEESGKYVYTCDSNHVTLPLIVRTRRPGDRIKLRGMNGSKKVKDIFIDQKIPAQERDTWPLVTDLDGQVLWLVGLRKGEGCTRNPSGTWLRLQYKNN, from the coding sequence ATGCGTGGAACCGTCCATTCCTTTATAAAAAAGCACAATTTGGTGAAACGGAATCAAACGATCGTTGTTGCGGTTTCCGGCGGTCCTGATTCGCTCGCACTATTACATTTTTTTATTCGATTAAAAGAAGACTATCAGCTGCGCATTATTGCTGCATCCGTGGATCATGGACTGCGGGGAGAAGATTCTTTAGAAGACGTGCGCTATGTTAAGGAAGCTGCTCATAAGTGGGGCGCTGAATTTTATGGAACTTCCGTCGATGTTCCTGCGTATAAGAAAGAAGCAGGAATAGGGACACAGGAAGCGGCCAGAGATCTGCGTTACCAATTCCTTGCTAAAGTTATGGACGAGACCGGTGCAGATCAGCTGGCGTTAGGCCATCACGGCGATGATCAGGCAGAGACGATGCTTATGCAGCTTACCCGCAGTGCGCTGCCAGAAGCCGTTCACGGCATGCCTGTTAAACGTCCGTTTGCTAATGGCTGGATTATTCGGCCTTTTCTTTGTCTTTCAAAAGCGGAGATTCAGCAATATTGTGAGCAAAACGGTTTAAAGCCGCGGATAGATGCTTCCAATGAAGATACAGAGTATACGCGGAACGCTTTTCGAAAACATGTGCTGCCTTTTTTAAAGGAGATAAATCCGAAACTCCATGAACATATGCAGCATATGAGTGAACGTGTGACAGAAGATCGAACTTTTATGAAAAGTGAAGCAGAGAAGGTGCTTAAAAACGTTGATATGACAGGCGGTAAAGGCGGGCATGTCCATTTTTCAAAAACGACGTTTCAAAAGTTTCCCCTTGCTTTACAAAGGACTGCCTTTCATCTAATATTAAACTATCTGTATGGTAATCAAATTGAAGAAATCTCCTTTATCCATGAGGAGATGTTTTTTCACCTTTTACAAGAACAAAAACCTAATGCATCATTAGATTTCCCGAGAGAACTCAGGGTAATCCGCGCGTATGACGCCATTACTTTTACGTTTAGCCAATCTAAGGAAGAAACGGCGTTTCATGCATCACTTTACATAGGGAAGCAAGTGACACTTCCGGATGGTTCAATGATTTCCCTGGAGGCTGCTGACAGCAGTGAGGAAAGTGGTAAGTATGTCTATACTTGTGATTCAAATCACGTAACCCTTCCTCTTATTGTGAGGACGCGCCGGCCAGGGGATCGGATAAAGCTTAGAGGAATGAATGGCTCAAAGAAGGTAAAAGATATTTTTATCGATCAAAAGATCCCCGCTCAGGAACGGGATACTTGGCCGCTTGTTACTGATCTTGATGGTCAGGTCCTATGGCTTGTTGGGTTGAGAAAAGGTGAAGGGTGTACTAGGAACCCTTCCGGTACATGGCTTCGATTACAATATAAAAATAACTGA
- the lysS gene encoding lysine--tRNA ligase, protein MSEELNDQMQVRREKLNSYKERGLDPFGSKFERTALAEELRSQYDEFSKEELEEKLAQVTVAGRIMTKRGKGKAGFAHIQDLSGQIQLYVRKDAIGEEAYEIFKSADIGDIVGVSGEMFKTNVGELSVKASQFEILTKSLRPLPEKFHGLKDVEQRYRQRYLDLITNPESRDTFVLRSKIIQSMRRYLDNLGFLEVETPMMHSIPGGASARPFVTHHNALDMELYMRIAIELHLKRLIVGGMEKVYEIGRVFRNEGISTRHNPEFTMIELYEAYADYHDIMSLTEELIAHIAKDVLGTSKVDYNGEEIDLEPEWTRLHMVDAVKEYTGVDFWREMSDDEAKALAKEHDIEIQDTMSFGHIVNEFFEQKVEEKLIQPTFVYGHPIEISPLAKKNPEDPRFTDRFELFIVGREHANAFSELNDPIDQRERFEGQLKEREEGNDEAHLMDEDFLESLEYGMPPTGGLGIGVDRLVMLLTNSASIRDVLLFPQMRKRGES, encoded by the coding sequence ATGTCCGAAGAACTCAATGACCAGATGCAGGTGAGACGGGAGAAGTTAAACTCCTATAAAGAGAGAGGTCTCGATCCTTTCGGCAGCAAATTTGAGCGTACAGCACTTGCCGAAGAGTTAAGGTCTCAATACGATGAGTTTTCCAAAGAAGAGCTTGAAGAGAAGCTGGCACAAGTAACGGTAGCCGGCCGTATCATGACAAAGCGTGGAAAAGGAAAAGCCGGTTTTGCTCATATTCAGGACTTAAGCGGTCAAATTCAGTTATATGTACGTAAAGATGCTATCGGTGAAGAAGCCTATGAAATCTTTAAATCAGCGGACATCGGAGACATCGTTGGTGTGTCAGGGGAGATGTTTAAAACAAACGTAGGAGAGCTTTCCGTTAAAGCCAGCCAGTTTGAAATTTTAACAAAATCTCTTCGACCTCTTCCAGAGAAATTCCACGGCCTAAAAGATGTAGAACAGCGCTACCGTCAGCGTTACTTAGATTTAATTACAAACCCTGAAAGCAGGGATACCTTTGTGCTGCGAAGTAAAATCATTCAATCAATGCGCCGTTATTTGGACAACCTTGGCTTCCTTGAAGTGGAAACTCCAATGATGCACAGCATCCCTGGCGGAGCTTCTGCCCGTCCGTTTGTTACGCATCATAACGCCCTGGATATGGAGCTTTATATGCGTATTGCGATTGAGCTTCACTTGAAGAGACTAATCGTCGGCGGCATGGAAAAAGTATATGAAATCGGCCGTGTCTTCCGTAATGAAGGGATATCCACCCGTCACAATCCGGAATTTACTATGATTGAGTTATATGAAGCCTACGCTGACTACCACGACATCATGAGCTTAACTGAAGAACTGATTGCTCATATTGCTAAAGATGTACTTGGCACTTCCAAAGTTGACTACAATGGAGAAGAAATTGATCTCGAGCCTGAATGGACTCGTCTTCATATGGTAGACGCTGTTAAAGAATATACAGGAGTCGACTTCTGGCGGGAAATGTCAGATGACGAAGCAAAAGCCTTAGCAAAAGAGCACGACATCGAGATTCAGGATACGATGTCCTTTGGTCATATTGTTAATGAATTCTTTGAACAAAAAGTGGAAGAAAAACTGATCCAGCCTACTTTTGTTTACGGACACCCAATTGAAATCTCTCCATTAGCGAAAAAGAACCCGGAAGATCCGCGCTTTACGGATCGATTCGAGTTATTTATCGTAGGCCGCGAGCATGCGAATGCATTTTCTGAGTTAAACGATCCAATTGATCAGCGGGAGCGTTTTGAAGGTCAGTTAAAAGAGCGTGAAGAAGGAAACGATGAAGCACACTTAATGGATGAAGATTTCTTAGAATCATTAGAATACGGAATGCCGCCAACCGGAGGATTAGGTATTGGCGTGGACCGTTTAGTTATGCTTCTGACGAATTCCGCTTCTATTCGAGATGTATTACTATTCCCGCAGATGAGAAAGCGCGGCGAATCCTAA
- the ftsH gene encoding ATP-dependent zinc metalloprotease FtsH, with protein MNRIFRNTIFYLLIFLVVIGVVGLFRGQGEPEQTLNVNEFYDRLNSGEIEEMTLQPVNGVMQITGSLVGAEEGETFTAKLPANEQVISDVTQQAQDQSILTVEEEEQPSVWVTVLTSIIPFVIIFILFIFLLNQAQGGGSRVMNFGKSKAKMYSEEKKKVRFKDVAGADEEKQELVEVVDFLKDPRKFSAVGARIPKGVLLVGPPGTGKTLLARAVAGEAGVPFFSISGSDFVEMFVGVGASRVRDLFENAKKNSPCIIFIDEIDAVGRQRGAGLGGGHDEREQTLNQLLVEMDGFGANEGIIMIAATNRPDILDPALLRPGRFDRQITVDRPDVKGRQAVLGVHAKDKPLAENVDLKTIALRTPGFSGADLENLLNEAALVAARSDSKSIEMVHVDEAIDRVIAGPAKKSRVISKKERDIVAHHESGHTVIGMVLDDADMVHKVTIVPRGQAGGYAVMLPREDRYFMTKPELLDKITGLLGGRVAEEIMFGEVSTGAHNDFQRATSIARKMVTEYGMSEKLGPLQFGQNSGGQVFLGRDIQNEQNYSDQIAYDIDTEVQKFINDSYARAKQILTENKDKLELIAQTLLEIETLDATQIESLFKKGRLPTDEELEEIAIKNNKQLKANREEQKQIDELQANNENVRVNLKSKEEEEKRQTPSTPDDKQKDTSTEADSKEDNTNRKPEDRQ; from the coding sequence ATGAATCGGATTTTTCGGAATACAATATTTTACTTACTTATCTTCCTCGTAGTAATCGGCGTAGTCGGTCTATTTAGAGGTCAAGGTGAGCCAGAACAAACGTTAAATGTAAATGAATTCTATGATAGATTAAACAGTGGTGAAATTGAAGAAATGACGCTTCAGCCTGTCAACGGTGTTATGCAGATCACAGGTTCTCTTGTTGGCGCAGAAGAGGGTGAAACATTCACCGCGAAGCTGCCTGCCAACGAACAGGTGATTTCTGATGTAACCCAGCAGGCACAGGATCAGAGTATTTTAACAGTGGAAGAAGAAGAACAGCCGAGTGTATGGGTGACCGTACTTACTTCCATCATTCCGTTTGTGATTATCTTTATCTTGTTTATCTTCTTACTTAACCAGGCACAGGGCGGCGGAAGTCGTGTGATGAACTTTGGTAAGAGTAAGGCAAAGATGTACAGTGAAGAGAAGAAAAAAGTACGCTTTAAAGACGTTGCCGGAGCGGATGAGGAGAAACAGGAGCTTGTGGAAGTTGTTGACTTCTTAAAAGACCCTCGTAAATTCTCAGCTGTCGGTGCCCGCATTCCTAAAGGGGTGCTGCTGGTAGGCCCTCCGGGTACTGGTAAAACTTTGCTGGCAAGAGCGGTTGCCGGTGAGGCGGGAGTTCCGTTCTTCTCAATCAGTGGTTCAGACTTCGTTGAGATGTTCGTAGGGGTCGGTGCTTCCCGTGTTCGTGACTTATTTGAAAATGCGAAGAAAAATTCTCCGTGTATCATCTTCATCGATGAGATCGATGCCGTTGGTCGTCAGCGTGGCGCCGGTCTTGGCGGTGGACATGATGAACGTGAGCAGACGCTTAACCAATTGCTGGTTGAGATGGATGGTTTCGGCGCTAATGAGGGAATCATTATGATCGCTGCAACGAACCGTCCGGATATTCTTGACCCGGCATTGCTTCGTCCAGGACGTTTTGACCGTCAAATTACGGTTGACCGCCCAGACGTAAAAGGCCGTCAAGCGGTACTTGGCGTTCATGCTAAAGATAAGCCGTTAGCGGAAAATGTTGACTTGAAGACGATTGCTCTAAGAACTCCAGGGTTCTCAGGGGCCGATCTTGAGAACTTGCTAAACGAAGCAGCGCTTGTAGCTGCTCGTTCAGACAGTAAGAGCATTGAAATGGTTCACGTCGATGAAGCGATTGACCGTGTTATCGCTGGCCCGGCTAAGAAGAGCCGCGTAATTTCTAAGAAAGAGCGCGACATTGTGGCCCACCACGAAAGTGGACATACGGTTATCGGTATGGTCCTTGATGATGCAGACATGGTTCATAAGGTTACGATTGTACCTCGCGGCCAGGCCGGAGGTTATGCGGTCATGCTTCCGCGTGAAGACCGGTACTTTATGACGAAACCGGAGCTGCTTGATAAGATTACGGGACTGTTAGGCGGGCGAGTAGCTGAGGAGATTATGTTTGGGGAAGTATCTACAGGTGCTCACAACGACTTCCAGCGTGCGACTTCGATTGCCCGTAAGATGGTTACTGAATACGGCATGAGTGAAAAGCTTGGACCGCTTCAGTTCGGACAGAATAGTGGCGGACAAGTGTTCCTTGGCCGTGACATTCAAAATGAACAAAACTATAGTGATCAAATCGCTTATGATATTGATACAGAAGTTCAGAAGTTCATTAACGACTCTTACGCAAGAGCGAAACAGATTTTAACTGAAAACAAAGACAAGCTTGAGTTAATCGCTCAAACGTTGTTGGAAATCGAAACACTCGATGCAACCCAAATCGAGTCCCTGTTTAAGAAAGGGCGGCTTCCGACAGATGAAGAACTTGAGGAAATTGCGATTAAAAACAATAAACAGCTTAAGGCGAATCGAGAAGAGCAGAAACAAATCGATGAGCTTCAAGCAAACAACGAGAACGTTCGTGTGAACTTGAAATCCAAGGAAGAGGAAGAGAAGCGCCAGACACCTTCTACTCCGGATGACAAGCAGAAAGACACTTCTACTGAAGCTGATTCAAAGGAAGATAATACGAATCGCAAACCGGAAGATCGTCAATAA